In Vicingaceae bacterium, a single genomic region encodes these proteins:
- a CDS encoding MBL fold metallo-hydrolase, producing MRLSVIETGKFKLDGGAMFGVVPKSIWNKLNPADENNMCTWAMRCLLVEKGNRLVLIDCGIGNKQDEKFFSHYYLHGDDNLLDSIKKAGYSHDEITDVFLTHLHFDHCGGALKWNENRTAIIPVFPNAVYWSNSRHWEWATNPNAREKASFLKENILPLKELGVLKFTDQETFDVFDIIYCSGHTDHMMLPKIKYKEHTIVFMADLLPSYAHIPIPYVMAYDTRPLLTLEEKQSFLNEAYKNNYLLFFEHDPVNVLCNLKQTEKGIRMDQSINFNDIL from the coding sequence ATGAGATTGAGTGTGATTGAAACCGGCAAATTTAAACTGGACGGAGGCGCCATGTTTGGTGTTGTGCCAAAATCAATCTGGAACAAATTAAACCCGGCCGACGAAAACAATATGTGTACATGGGCCATGCGTTGCTTGTTGGTTGAAAAAGGAAACAGATTGGTTTTGATAGATTGTGGCATTGGAAACAAACAAGATGAAAAATTTTTCAGCCATTATTATCTTCATGGTGATGACAATTTGCTCGATTCCATAAAAAAAGCAGGATATTCCCATGATGAAATTACAGATGTATTTCTGACTCATTTACATTTTGACCATTGCGGTGGTGCATTAAAATGGAATGAAAATCGTACCGCTATCATACCTGTGTTTCCCAACGCCGTTTATTGGTCAAACTCACGTCATTGGGAATGGGCTACCAACCCCAATGCCCGTGAAAAAGCAAGTTTCTTGAAAGAAAATATACTTCCGTTGAAAGAATTGGGAGTGTTGAAATTTACAGACCAAGAAACTTTTGATGTATTTGACATCATTTATTGTTCGGGTCATACAGACCACATGATGTTGCCAAAAATTAAGTATAAAGAACATACCATCGTATTTATGGCCGACCTTCTCCCCTCTTATGCCCATATACCCATTCCTTATGTAATGGCTTACGACACACGTCCTCTTCTTACGTTGGAGGAAAAACAATCTTTTTTGAATGAGGCCTATAAAAATAATTACTTACTCTTTTTTGAACATGATCCGGTCAACGTTCTTTGCAATCTAAAACAAACCGAAAAAGGCATCAGGATGGATCAATCTATCAACTTTAATGATATTCTCTGA